The Clostridia bacterium genome includes the window TTTTTCTCAATAATTTTATCACCCATAAGCATTAGGCCCTCTGCCGTTTTTACTGCAGCTGCAGGCTTTGCCCAAATAACTTCATATATTTTATCCTGCTCTTTCACCAGTTCCTCATCTGTGATGTCAAAGCCATGGGTAATCAGCCATCGTCTTACCTTATCCGAGTCCCTCATTGGTTGAAGTATCAAAAGCTTTGCACTTTCCGCCACCTTCGCATCTTTATCCAATATGTCCCTTATCAGAATTCCTCCCATACCAGCAATAACAATCACTTCTGCTTCCTTCGGTGCTATAACCTCAAGGCCGTTTCCTTGACGTACTCTTACTGACTCCTCAACCTTATGACTTTTGAGTGCTTTTTTTGATATTTCTACAGGACCGCTGTTTATATCAGTAGCAATTGCGCTTTTTACCCGTCCGTTTTTCACCAGATATATAGGAAGATAAGCATGGTCTGAGCCAATATCTGCAACTGTTTCAAAGCCTTGTATGCTGTCTGCAATAATTTTTAATCTGGGAGTAAGTATCAAAATCATCATCCTAACTTTTTTGCCTCGTGCCTCGTGTCACGTGCCTCGTGCTTTGAGCTAAGCTTCGAAGCCTTGCTTAAGTCCTCGAAACCCCGTAACCTCGTAACCTCGTAACCTCGTACCAGAAGATTTGCAAAATCTTCTTATTCATTATACTACACTTTATTGATTTTTTTATTATAAATTGAGAAAAATATGTCTAAGGGAGTGAAAAGCATGAGTAAAAAAATCCATATGAAACCAGAAATAATACAAAAATTCAATTGGGGAGGAACTACAAAAGAGTGGGAAGATGAGGCGCATAAGCTTTCCAATCAGCTTGAGACCATGACTGCAGTCAACGCGATAATAGAAAGTCAAGACTGTGAAAGCGACATCAAAACATCCCCAACCGGAGATAACAAATAAGCGCAGCAAAAAACCTGATACATATGTATCAGGTTTATTATTGTCATAAATGGTGGGCCTTCAGGGACTCGAACCCCGGACCAACCGGTTATGAGCCGGTTGCTCTAACCAACTGAGCTAAAGGCCCTAAAATGGCTCCCCAAGTTGGACTTGAACCAACGACCCTGCGGTTAACAGCCGCATGCTCTACCGACTGAGCTATTGAGGAACTTCAAACTGACAAATATTATTTTACTAACTTTTATTATGAAAGTCAACAGTAAATTTTGTATCAAATTGATTTTTTTTGAGTTTTTCTATTCAAGGAAATCCTTCAGCTTCTTACTTCTGCTTGGATGTCTGAGCTTCCTTAATGCCTTTGCTTCAATCTGTCTTATACGCTCTCTGGTGACATTAAACTCCTTGCCCACTTCCTCCAATGTCCTCGCTCTTCCATCCTCAAGACCGAATCTGAGCTTAAGCACCTTTTCTTCTCTCGGAGTTAAGGTATCAAGAACTTCCATAAGCTGTTCCTTAAGCAGTGTAAATGCTGCCGATTCTGCAGGCGCAGGAGCGTCTTCATCCGGTATGAAGTCACCCAAGTGGCTGTCTTCTTCTTCACCTATAGGAGTTTCAAGAGATACAGGTTCTTGGGCAATTTTCATAATCTCCCTCACCTTATCCACTGTCATTCCCATTTCGTTTGCTATTTCTTCTGGGATAGGATCTCTGCCCAGCTCCTGAAGGAGCTGTCTTGAAACCCTTATAAGCTTATTTATTGTTTCAACCATATGCACAGGTATCCTAATAGTTCTTGCCTGGTCAGCAATAGCTCTTGTTATTGCCTGTCTAATCCACCAGGTAGCATAGGTACTGAACTTGAAGCCTTTTGTATAATCAAACTTCTCAACAGCCTTTATAAGTCCGAGGTTTCCTTCCTGAATAAGATCCAGGAACAGCATCCCTCTTCCTACATACCTCTTTGCTATGCTAACTACCAATCTAAGGTTTGCTTCTGTAAGCTTCCTCTTAGCATCAAGATCATTTCTCTTAATTTTATTAGCTAAGTCAACCTCTTCTTCTGAACTCAGCAGTGGCACTTTGCCTATTTCCTTTAGATACATTCTAACAGGGTCGTCTATGCTAATACCTTCTGGAATGCTTATATCGAGATCCACTTCTTCAGTTTCTTCATCAAGTGGCGGCATATCAACGTCATTTTCTACAGCTCCCACTACATCTATACCTTTGGTTTCCAGGTATTCATACAGTTTATCAATCTGCTCCGGATCCATTTCTACTTCTTCAAAGGTATCCATTATTTCTTTATATGTCAGCGTTCCATTCTTCTTGCCTTTGTCAACAAGTTCTTTCACATATGTCATTTTGAGTTCTTCTGTTTTCACCGTTATCCCCTCCCTTCCGGATATTACCTTTTCTTCTTCTGCAGTTCTTTAATCTCAACAAAAATTCTATTAGCCTCTTCTCTTTCTCCGGCTTGATACATCTCATCCATTTTTTCTGTCATTTTGTGAATATTCCTATCAGATTTTGATTGTTTTACCTTGTCCAAGCTGGATTTTATCAGGCTGTCTACATCTGCGTCAGGCAGCTTTTGGCTAAAGATTTCTGCAACCCTTGATTTCTCATCGTCATTTTCAAAGAAACCTATAATCTCCCCTGCCGTTATTGCCTTTTCTTCATTGGCTGATTTCTGAATAATTCCAGCAATTTTAGCATGGATATCATTGGAAAAATCAGCTGGCTTCAAGAGCTCAAAAATATTTTTTGCTTTCTTGAAATAATAAATACATATATTGAGAAGATAAATCTCTGCTATTATTTCACCTTTTTTCAACTCTAGCTCTGTTTTTTTACTATTTATTATATTATGTTTATTATTTCCATTTTTATTCTTATCCCTCAGCCTGTTTAGCTCTGCGTAAAGAGCCGGCTCATTTACCTGCATGATGTTCGAATACTTTTTTATATAAGCATCTACCTCTACGTTGCTTTCAACATCCATTAAAACTTCTGAAAAGCCCTTTGTAAATCTTATTCTATCTTGTATGTTATTTATGTCCAAACCCTTTTTTAAATTTTCAATTTTGTATTCTATAAGGGAAGTGCTTTTCCTAATTCTTTCCCTGAAGGCATCTATGCCTTCCTTTCTGATATATTCATCAGGATCCTTACCTGAGGGCAAGCTTAGAACCTTTACTACACAGCCTTCCTTCTCAAGGACGGATAAACCCTTCATTGTTGCAGTCTGGCCTGCCAAATCCGAATCATAAGAAATTATGATATCATTGGAAAACCGCTTCAACAGCTTCGCCTGATTTTCAGTGAAGGCTGTCCCCAATGAGGCAACAGCATTTTCCACTCCGAATTGATGCAGGGCTATTGCATCCATGTAACCTTCAACTACGATAATATTCTCAAGGTTTTGCAGCTTTTTAACAAAATTCAGTCCGTAAATATTGTACCCTTTGTTAAAAACAGGTGTATCCGGTGAATTGAGGTACTTCGGCTTCGAGTCATCCATAACTCTTCCCCCAAAGGCAATTACATTTCCCTTGAGATCTATTATAGGAAACATCACCCTGTTCCTGAACTTGTCGTAATATCTTTCGCCATCCTTATTCTTAACAATGAGCCCAGCCTTATACAGGAGTTCCGCATTAAAGCCCTTCCTCTTCAAGAAATCCAAGAGCTCATGCCATTTATCCGGAGCGAACCCCAGACCAAACCGCTTAATGATTGCTTCACTCAGACCTCTTCTTTTGAGGTATTCCATTGCCTTAATGTCTTTATTGAGATTGCTGTAAAAAAACCTTGCGGCTTCAGTATTAACCTTATATAATGCTTTTTGAAGCTTTGCTTTTTCGAGCTGTCTGGGATCATTGTCCTCTTCAAGCTGTATAGCTGCTCTTTCAGCAAGCAGCTTCACTGCTTCAATAAAATTGATTCTTTCGATTTTCTGTATAAAAGTTATTACGTTACCTCCAACACCGCATCCGAAACAGTTAAATATCTGTTTTGATGATGACACGCTGAAGGATGGTGTCTTCTCGGAATGGAAGGGGCATAAGGCTCCATAGTTGCTGCCGCTTCTTTTCAAAGTCATGTATCCCGAAATAACATCCACTATATCGTTTTTTTCTATTATCTCAGAAATCTTATCTTCTGAGAAAAGCATGTTGTTTTCCACCTTTATATTTATTAGAATATTTCTATCGATAATTAATATATTTATTCTCCATATATTTTAAATATCCTTCATATTCTGTGAAATTAGAAAGCTGAGTGATTTTTCAAATTCCTTGTCATCGCTTTCACGACGCTTTGCAGGGCCTTTTGTTCTTCCGCCGCTCCTTCGCACGACTCCTGACATATGTCTTTCAAAAAGCAGTTGGTCAATATTATTCTCATCATATATCATCCCGCTGAAGGATACTGCGTAAGCCTTCTTGCCAAGTACCAGGGATGCAAGTCCGAAGTCTCCTGTCACAACTAAATCTCCTTTTGATGCTTTATTAATTATTGCCATATCTACTGCCTGCGATACATTATCAACCATTATTTTTTCCATGGTCCCACCGGAATTGCAGCTGTGGTGGCATATGCTGTGAAAAAAAACAACACCGATTCCATATCGGGCTGCAACTTTTTCTATCAAGGCAGTAACTGGGCAGGCATCTCCATCTATAAGTATTCTCATATTGGTATCTCCATCACTGGATGGATTCAAAAACATAAAATTTTTCTTTAGAATCCGTCCACATTATGTTAAATAAGATAATTAGAGTGCCGAATTAAATTTTATTCGACACACAATTCAAATATCCTTCAAATTATAAGAAATTTTATCATTTTTTGTTCACTACACCTTCCATGGTGAAGGAATGAATAGCTCAGTGAACAAGTTTATGGCAAAACGGTCGGACATACCTGCGATATAATCACATACATATCTTTCTTTATTCGCATTATCATTTTCCCCAAAACCCTCAATGGGTATTTCCTCCGGGTACTCGATATAGTATTCGTACAAGCCCTTTACTATATTTTTTGCTTTTTTCTCTTCTACCTTTGCAGCGGAGCCAATATATACATTATCAAACATGAATTCCCTCAGTTCGTTAGTAGCCTGCATTACAGCACTGCTCATCACGATATTGTCTCTGCCCATACTTTCATTAATAATGTCCGTTATCATTGTATTTATCCTTTGGTTGTGGGTAAAGCCGAGAACCTCCATGCATTCTATTGGTATTGAAGATACTTCCAGTATACCTCCTCTTAATGCATCATCAATATCATGATTAATGTAAGCTATCCTGTCGGAAATACTTACTATTTTACCCTCCAGTGTTTCTGGCTCCAAGCTCCCTGTATGCTTCAAAATACCGTCCCTTACCTCATAGGTCAGGTTGAGGCCTCTTCCACTCTCCAGAAAGTCAACAACCCTGAGGCTTTGTTCATTATGCTTAAACCCGCCTGGATGTATATTGTTCAATTCCTTCTCCCCGGCATGTCCAAAGGGAGTATGCCCCAAGTCATGTCCCAGTGCGATTGCTTCAGTCAGGTCTTCATTCAATCTGAGCGCCCTTGCTATAGTCCTGGCTATCTGCGATACCTCAAGAGTATGCGTCAGCCTTGTTCTATAATGATCCCCTTCCGGTGATATAAATACCTGTGTCTTGTGCTTAAGCCTTCTGAAAGCTTTAGAATGAAGTATCCTATCTCTGTCCCTTTGGTAATCGGTTCTTATATCGCATTTTGTCTCTTCTGTAAGCCGTCCCCTTGTATTCATGCTTAGAGCGGCATACTTTGATAGATTTTGCTTTTCCAGATTTTCAGTGATTTCTCTTATTTTCATTTACCCATCTCCATTTGCAATTCCCCTTGCATATGCATAGCGGTTAAAAGAATTATATACAGATTTTAATATATTATTTATACGTAAATGTAATATACAACATAAATTTAAATATTCCTTTATATTCGCAAAATTTTTTGCATAAATAACGAGAGGCAACAGGAGCAATGTATCGGTAAATAAGTGCAAATCACTTATGTATATCGACTCACACGATATAAGCTTTGGACAGAATTAGAGCTTGCTACTTGTAAAATCCTAACGCGCATAAACCCGGCGTCCAAGGCTTTTGCATAAGCAAATAGGTTACATCTGTTTGTGGGCGTAGCCCACATCTAGGTATGCGCTAGGTTTACATCACGTAAACCTTACGGATTTTCCTACGTATCTTCACTCTATTCTGTTACCCAAAGACTTATAGCGAGTAGGCGCATCTAATCCACCTTAATTTGTCATGCGCCGTAAACGAGCTTCATAAAAGACTTCCTTAATCTAAAAATATTTTATTAGAAGCCTTTTATATAAGTGTTCGCTGATATACATAAGTTAATGCTCCCCTAAATCGTTACTGAGCTTTAGTTCACTTAGTAGTTAATTGGTGAGACAGCCATGCAAATAGCCTAAGCATGCTTATACAGAAATTGTTAATGGCTCTTAGGAGCGGAGCCTTAGAAATTACCGTGAGCGAGACAGGACGTCGAGCTAGCTTTCCAGGGACAAGGATGTCCTTTGGAAAGCGTTAGGTAATTCTTAGGCGCAGCGAGTTAGTGCCATCAATTTTTGTATACTCATACGTGGCTATTTGCATGGCTGTCCTTATTTTGCGATTTAGCACAAATATTAAAGGCTGCATAAAATGCAGCCCTGTGGTTAATCCGCTCCGAAGAAATATTTGTTTATATCATCTATTACTTTTTTAAGTTTTTCCTTATCTGCATAGAAATATTTAATATTTCTTATCTTTTCTTCCTGTATAAAGCCCGCTTGTTTTAATATATCCAAATGATGCGATACTGTTGGGGTGGATATTCCAACCAACTCGGACAATGCTTTCCCATAATTCTTATTGTTCACCAGTATTCGAAGTATCTCCATTCTGGATTTGTCATCAATAACCTTTAATATTTTGGAAAGCTCATCTAATAGGGCTTCTCGTTTGTCTCTAGTTACCCTGCAGTCAAAAACCACATAGAGCTTGTCACCTGAGAATATTCTTATGCACCTTTGGGGTGAAACGAAATATGAGGGAATTATGCAATATTCCTTGTAGCCGGAAAACAACTTCCTCGGCCTTCCGGATATCTTTTCGAGTGCTGATTCCACACTGTCCTTACCAGTGAAGCTGTCTACATATTGTATTCCAGCATCCATCCTGTCCTTACACCGCTCCAGCTTTGCCATAAAATCATTGTTAAGTACGGTTTTATAGGTATGTACAGTGTTCTTTTTTATATTCTCAGGGTGTTCAAAGAACTCCATAAGGTCATTGTCTTCAATTATCCACTTTATCTTTTCTTGAATTTTATACCGTTCCTTTTTATCGATAAAAGCTTTCTCTATCTTCACTTTTTCTATTTCTTCATTTAATAAGAAGTAGTAGAAATCAAGCAAGTCAAGGTGCTCAATATACTCAATAAACTTCGGTATTGATGTAAGCTCACCGCTTTCCAGTATGAGGTTCAATATATTCATACCCCCGGCAGGAAACAGCTTAATAGTATCCAACGCCTTCAGGTCATTGGTTTTAAGCTTTGATAATACCTCATCCGCCCATTTTATTTCATACTGGTGATGTGCAGCATCCGTAAGCAAATGCACGGCACAAATCAGTTCTATAACCGGAGAATTAAAAATCTTTACATTTGGCTCATTGTTCTCCCCATAAATCTCCATTGGCATTCATAACACCTCCCCGATTAGATATATATCTAATAAAAATATTACCAATTTATTAACAAACATGCAACAGAAAGTTTAAATCATTCAATACCTATTATTCTTAGCTCTTTTTCGTTAAGTTCCCTGAAGTCCCCAAGCTCCATGGTTTCGTCCAGCTTCAGATCCCCCATGGAAATTCGCTTTAGATATATAACTTCTTTATCTACTGACTTAAACATCCTTTTTACCTGATGGTACTTGCCCTCATATATTGTAATCTCAACCAAAGAAGCTTCGCCACTTTCCAGTATCTTAAGCTGCGAAGGCATAGTCCTGTATCCATCCTCCAGAGTAACACCGCTGTTGAAGGCTTCCACATCTTCTTCCGTCACTCTGCCCATGATTTTTGCAAGGTAGGTCTTGGGTACATGCTTTTTGGGAGACAACAGCCGGTGAGTGAGCTGCCCGTCATTCGTCAGCAGCAAAAGGCCTTCTGTATCCTTGTCCAGTCTGCCAACTGGAAAAGGGTTGAAGGCTTTGAATTCATCAGAGAGTAAATCCACTACCGTCCGCTCGCGGCTGTCTTCAGTGGCAGATATTACTCCCTGAGGCTTATTCATCAATATATATATAGTGTCCTTGTAAAAGAGCCTTCTTCCACCTACCTTAATTTCCTGAGATTCAGCCTCTACCTGCTGGCCTGAATCCTTCACCACAGTTCCATCTATTTCAACCGAGCCGCTTTTTATAAGCTCCTTTACTTCCTTTCTAGTGCCATACCCCATATTGGATAATATCTTGTCTATACGCTGTCTAGTACCCATCACTGTTTCTCCTTTTAAACGTTTTGCGAAATATCCTTAGCATTGTTCCTTCAGATTTCGTAAAAAGTATCCTTGTTGTTATTGAATTCGCACTATACCCAATGTGAATACTTTCGTGCGTTCAATATATCCATAAATATTTTAACATTCCACTAAGAATATATTATACAATATGCTTATATAAATCGCACATGAAAGATTACTTCGATTAGCTGCGATTTATAACGTTAATGAAGACGTTTCGCACTATCGAACTATTATTTAAAGGATTTAGTGCGAAAGTCCTAGAACATAGAAGTTTGAAAAATTAAAACCATTAGAATATAATGAAAATAAATGTATAAAGCTAACCCCATATATCTCCACTATTTCCGGCACTTAAGGAGGATTCTATGTATAACGATAACGTAACCCGGCTTTACAATAATATCAGCAGCAGGCTGCTCTTGGCAGATTGGCCACATTATATGGAGGATACACAGATTGAAATAAAAGCATATATGGAAGATAACCGCTTCATGGATAATCTTCATAAGATAGTAGAAAACAGGGATTACAGCTGCAGCGCTGTACTAACACTGTGCAAGAGCCTTATGGATGAGCTTGCACACGATAATATCCCCCTAAGCTGGCTCGAATATGTATACCAGTATGCCTTGAATAAATCCTTCCCCCATGCTGTTGAGACAGAGCTTCAAGACAACCTTGAAAACTCATGCCTTATATATTTGAATACTCTCAAGGTAATTTCTGAATTCCAGAAAAAAGACAGTGACAGCACATGGCAAAGTAAATACCCCATGATATTCCTCTCTGCTGAAGAAGAGGCCGAACTTGAGAACCCCTTGGAATATATGAAGTTCCTCAAAGCCTTCGATGATGAATATGTATATGAGATGATGAAGCTCAACCAGGAGGTCTTGGGTTATAACACGCTTGATCATATTTGCGGAGTGCATTATTTATCATTATATATAGGAAGAGAACTGAAAAAAGCAGGAATCCCCATTGACCTTGGCAGGGTTTCAGGGGCTGCTGCCGGTCATGATATAGGTAAATACGGGTGTAAATCCTCGGAGCTTAAAAGAGTGCCGTATCTCCACTACTATTATACCGATTTATGGTTCAAGAATCACGATATAACCTATATCGGGCACATAGCCATGAATCATTCCACCTGGGACCTGGAGCTTGAGAATCTCCCCCTGGAATCCCTCATACTCATTTACTCAGATTTCAGAGTAAAACAAAGAACAAATGAGGGCAGCAAAGAAATGAATATTTATTCCCTTCAGGATTCCTTTAGGGTTATTCTCGATAAACTGGACAATGTGGATGATACGAAGGAAAAGAAGTACAGACGTGTGTACTCCAAGCTTTTAGACTTTGAGGATTATATGGTGAATCTAGGTGTCGAGGTTGATATCAGCAGGATAACCAATGGCTTCCACGGGGAGTATAAGCGTAAAAACTGGCATTTTTCTCTGATGGGCGGAAAGCAAGTTATTAAGAATATCAAGTACCTCGCAATCAACCACAATATAAGCCTTATGTATCAGCTAAGAGATGAAGCTTCACTTAATCTGATACTGGAATCAGCCAGGAGTGAGAGCAATTGGAAAAGGCTAAGGGAATATATCCGGATTTTCGAGGAATATTCCACATATCTCACACAGAAGCAAAAGCTTATAACAATTAAGTTTCTCTATGATCAGGCGGTTCATTTGGAGGATGATATCCGAAGGCAGTGTTCGGAGCTTATCGGGCTGCTCATTGCTTCCTTTGATGAGGACTACCGCAAGGAGGTCCCTGAGGATGCCATACTTGACACTCCATCCATAACCAGCTATGCACTCTTGGACAGATATATGCAGCTTTTTATCAATCCCGATCACAAGATGGTACCTCTTCACAGAGGCTATTTGGGATACAACATCAGTATTGTGATATCTTCATTGTTTTCGCATTGCAGCAAGAATCAGGTGGAAAGCTTCAAGAAGGTTGTCGTCAAGTATTATAACGAAACCTCTCGAAGGTCTACTGAGACAAAACTGTACCTGCTTGAAGCTGTAAGGTGTATCCCAGTCTCCAATGAGCACAAGACAGACAAGAAAATTCTTGAGTATGTCGGAAGGATGTTGAAAGAAAAGAACACCGTTCTGAGGCTTTCTGCTTTAGATGTGGCCTATAATGTTTTGTTCCGTTCTTCAGGCCATATTGACGCATTAGGCGAAGAAGCAGTAATAAGCAACTTTGCACTTACTGTTAAGCAATTAATATCGAATAATCTGATAAGCTCCAGTTTTGCCTCTGAAAACTTCCTTAAATACAGAATAGCAGTTCTGCTTGGCATGGAACCGATGATATTGGATATGCTTTCAGACTTCTGTCAAAAAGATGTGCATAAGCTTTCCGAAATCTCCTTAAGCAATCTTAAGACAGCAACAGAGTGGGTGTTAAAAAGACTTCAGATAGACCTGCTCTTGGATTATTCCTTGAAAAACCCAAAATCCAATGGGTTTTATTCAGCCATGCATTTCTGCAATCTTCTGAAGGTCAGTGCTTCAGAAAATGTCCGCAACCGTGCCGGAGAAGCTCTGATACAGATAGTCCCTCATTTGTCGGTAGAACAGAGGAATGACATAGCTGTAGAAATGCTGAGAGCTCTTGAAATTGATGGCTATCAGTTTGCCGAATACATACCCAGCTATCTTGGAAAACTGATACTTTCCCTTGAGCCCGTCGAGCTTGATGAAGTCCTGGACGATTTCAAGGAGAAAATCAAAAACTCCACCCCTCACTTAGATTCCCTTATGGTAAAAACCATAAGCATAGCTATAGCAAACTATCCCGCGTATATTGAAATATCACATGAAGAGAAAGACATCTTTGAAAACAGACTTGAGAAAATGCTGGGTATCATCATTAATGGACTTGCCCATTACGATGGAAATGTAAAACAGGCTGCCTTCAGCGTTTTGGGTAAGGAAATCTTTGGCTCCACCACTCTAATGCTTAATGAAAAGCGGCAGATATTTACCCATATCGCAAAAAAGCTGCTGACACTTCTTGAGGATGATATCCAGGAAGGTCTGCTTTTTCTTACAAATTCTGCAGGCTTAAATAGCATATACAGATTTATTTCCGATTATACCTTTTTTTATAAGGACATTGATATTGTTATACCTGAGAAGGTTGCTTTCTTCCCGGGAGCCTTTGACCCCTTCTCCCTCGGCCATAAAGAGATTGCAAGAGCCATCCGGGATATGGGCTTTGAAGTCTATCTCGCAGTAGACGAATTTTCCTGGTCAAAGAAAACTCTTCCTAACCTTATCAGAAAAAATATTATAAATATGTCTATCGCGGATGAATTCAATATATACATTTATCCCGAGGACTATCCTGTGAATATCGCAAATAACTTGGATCTTGAAGTATTGAGGGATAGTTTCCCGTTATCAGAAGTATATATAGTTGCTGGAAGTGATGTTATCCTTAATGCTTCTGCATATAAAAAGGAAAAAAGCAAAAACTCCATACAGACGTTTTCACACATACTATTTGAAAGAAAGAGCTTGAACAGCCAGTATGAAAGTGATGATGATTACCTTGAGGAAACGGTTGGGAGAATTGACGGGAAAGTAATTCGGCTGTCTCTTCCTCCGCAATACGAGGATATCAGTTCTTCTCAGATAAGAAATAATGTGGACGAAAATAGAGATATATCTATGCTGGTTGACCCTCTGGCACAAAGGTTCATTTATGAAAATGGCTTCTACCAGAGCGAACCCCAGTATAAATCAATAATACAGACAAAATCTATTGAAATGGAAGTATTGGAAGAAGTCAACAGAGAGATTTTAGAAGAACTATCCAAAGCTATGAATATTAGCTGCGAGACCCTGACAGTCAGGTTCACCAGCTTTCTTAAGAAAACTTCCTGCAGGCTGCTGCTAATAAGGGATTCGGAGCATGGAAAGCAAATCCTTGGATTTTCTGCTTTCCATAGGCTGAATTTCAGTCTGCTTTATCAAGAATTCGGAAGCAGCTCAGTAACTGAGTATATTAGGAATAACTCCACAGGTAAAATAGTGCTTATTGATGGTATATTTATTGCCAATAATGCGGTTTTTGAGAACATGGAGCAGGTCCTTCTTGCTGAAACATTAGCTTACTGCTTATCAAGGGACTATGACTATGCGGTTTATAACAGCACCTTGAATGACTCCATATCCTATAGCATACTTGAGGTTCTCAGGCTTATGGGCTTCCGAGACATACCCTGCCTGGGATGTTCCAACAAGGTGCTCGCAGTGAATATCAGCACCCCTTGCACCTTGAATCTGGATATTGAAACCACTATTAAAGAACCTTACAGAAGCAGCAATGCATTTATAGCTGCGGTATCAAGAACCAGAAAAAG containing:
- a CDS encoding cytidyltransferase, which codes for MYNDNVTRLYNNISSRLLLADWPHYMEDTQIEIKAYMEDNRFMDNLHKIVENRDYSCSAVLTLCKSLMDELAHDNIPLSWLEYVYQYALNKSFPHAVETELQDNLENSCLIYLNTLKVISEFQKKDSDSTWQSKYPMIFLSAEEEAELENPLEYMKFLKAFDDEYVYEMMKLNQEVLGYNTLDHICGVHYLSLYIGRELKKAGIPIDLGRVSGAAAGHDIGKYGCKSSELKRVPYLHYYYTDLWFKNHDITYIGHIAMNHSTWDLELENLPLESLILIYSDFRVKQRTNEGSKEMNIYSLQDSFRVILDKLDNVDDTKEKKYRRVYSKLLDFEDYMVNLGVEVDISRITNGFHGEYKRKNWHFSLMGGKQVIKNIKYLAINHNISLMYQLRDEASLNLILESARSESNWKRLREYIRIFEEYSTYLTQKQKLITIKFLYDQAVHLEDDIRRQCSELIGLLIASFDEDYRKEVPEDAILDTPSITSYALLDRYMQLFINPDHKMVPLHRGYLGYNISIVISSLFSHCSKNQVESFKKVVVKYYNETSRRSTETKLYLLEAVRCIPVSNEHKTDKKILEYVGRMLKEKNTVLRLSALDVAYNVLFRSSGHIDALGEEAVISNFALTVKQLISNNLISSSFASENFLKYRIAVLLGMEPMILDMLSDFCQKDVHKLSEISLSNLKTATEWVLKRLQIDLLLDYSLKNPKSNGFYSAMHFCNLLKVSASENVRNRAGEALIQIVPHLSVEQRNDIAVEMLRALEIDGYQFAEYIPSYLGKLILSLEPVELDEVLDDFKEKIKNSTPHLDSLMVKTISIAIANYPAYIEISHEEKDIFENRLEKMLGIIINGLAHYDGNVKQAAFSVLGKEIFGSTTLMLNEKRQIFTHIAKKLLTLLEDDIQEGLLFLTNSAGLNSIYRFISDYTFFYKDIDIVIPEKVAFFPGAFDPFSLGHKEIARAIRDMGFEVYLAVDEFSWSKKTLPNLIRKNIINMSIADEFNIYIYPEDYPVNIANNLDLEVLRDSFPLSEVYIVAGSDVILNASAYKKEKSKNSIQTFSHILFERKSLNSQYESDDDYLEETVGRIDGKVIRLSLPPQYEDISSSQIRNNVDENRDISMLVDPLAQRFIYENGFYQSEPQYKSIIQTKSIEMEVLEEVNREILEELSKAMNISCETLTVRFTSFLKKTSCRLLLIRDSEHGKQILGFSAFHRLNFSLLYQEFGSSSVTEYIRNNSTGKIVLIDGIFIANNAVFENMEQVLLAETLAYCLSRDYDYAVYNSTLNDSISYSILEVLRLMGFRDIPCLGCSNKVLAVNISTPCTLNLDIETTIKEPYRSSNAFIAAVSRTRKRLQSTLAEVYAGNLILPFDRAVMDDTLIRKICEVNDVPTKLITPRKLGPAMCVPYGSMLSRSIIPNTVTKSLHTEKLFSPDMEGYRIGHFPYYMDLEVQIKMLHSFGRPIILVDDTLHHGFRLKVLDPLLKKEDLKVKKIIVGILSGQGKELMDIQGRDIDCAYFIPRLREWYNENNFYPFIGGDALWRGEYPKRNLLPSINLILPYTSPSFLNESSKKSIFKLSQVAMENAIDILSTLEDEFQHINERSLTLSSMGQVFITPRCPDHGKNMDYDLNLSPSFYLKNDLELLNRLENIIC